A window of Granulicella arctica genomic DNA:
TACACCATCCATGTCGAAGAGCAGACCGGCGACCGCGATCTCGACCGGGAAGGTTGCATGGGTTGGGAGTACGGCGCTCGCGTTCATAGGGCGAGAGTATCAGGGTGCACTTCCCTGTCCGGACGATCCTCCGACCAGAGCGTAGCCTGCCGTGCAGCGACACCCTCCCGGTCCAACGCCGCAATCCGCAGCTTCCATTTGTCAACGAGTTTGAGTGCCTGGCGGCTCCGCCGCTCAGCGCGGGCCAACATGCGTTCTGCATGAACACGGACGCGGTCTGGAGCGCAGTGGGTCACGGGAGACTCTGTCATTCTAACTGTCAAGCCGAGGACTTCTCTGCCTCTGTCCTTGTCAGACTCTCCTGGTCATCATGACGCCCTATACTACGGCTGAGGTATCCCTTTGCCGCTCCAAACCGATCAATCCCTTGTTTGTCCGAAGTGCGGCGAACCCATCAAGCTCACCGAATCACTGGCTGCGCCTCTGGTCGCAGCAACGCGAGCACAATACGAACAGCAGCTTGCCGATCAGGCCAAGACCTTTCAAACAGAGAGGCAGCTGGTTACGAAGCAGCAGGAAGCGAACGATCTCCGTGCTGCTGAATTGGACGCAGCGGCCAGGAAACAAGAGCAGGCGGTCGCACACGCTGTACAGGATGGAATCGCAAAACAACTCGCCGGGGAGCGAACGAAGATCGCCGAGCAGGAGTCCGCCCGAGCACGCCAACAGGTCGAAGACGAACTCAGGACGGAACGGGAGGCTGCCGCTTTTCAGAAGGAACGGATCCAGGATCTGGATCGCAAGCTGACCCTGGCACGGGCAGCCGAGACCGGACTTCTCAAGAAACAACAGCTGCTCGAAGACAAGGAGCGCGAACTCGAGCGTGATTTGCAGAAAGGGATCGCGCTGGCACGAGCTGAGGAACGCGCGAAGGCGCTGTCTGAGGTCCAATCCGACCTCGACCTGAAAGTACGGGACCGAGACAACAAGATCTCGGAACTGCTGACTCAAATCGATAGCCTAAAACGCAAGGCAGAGCAAAGTTCACAGCAGTCCCAGGGTGAGTCCCTGGAGCTTGCGCTCGAACATCAGCTGCGCGCTCAGTTCCCTTTTGACCTGATCGAGCCTGTCGCCAAGGGTGAGTTTGGAGGCGATGTGCTTCAGCACGTTCGCGACCAGGCCGGCCAGCTCTGCGGCAAGATTCTTTGGGAATCGAAGCGGACCAAGGCCTGGTCGGATTCCTGGCTCGCCAAGCTCAAAGGAGATCAGCGAGCAGCGCATGCTGATCTTGCGGTCATCGTGTCGCAGACCATGCCCAAGGATGTTACGCGCTTCGACCACATGGAAGGGATCTGGGTGTCGAGCTTGGGTTGCATCCAACCCGTCGCTAATGCCCTGCGCGTGAGCGTCATCGAACTCGCTGGAGCCCGCCGGTCGAATGATGGACAGGAGACCAAGGCGCAGCAGATCTACGCCTACCTGACCGGGCCACGGTTTAAACACCGCATCGAGTGCATCGCTGAGAAGTTCACGGAACTACGCAGTGATCTCGACAAGGAACGGAAGTGGATGAACAAGCAATGGGCGAAACGCGACAGTAAACTCCTGGCGGTACTCGAAGCCACGTCCGGCATGGATGGCGATCTGCAGGGCATCGCGGGATGTCTTCGCCGCGCGGCCCGCGGACGGCGTTACGTCCATCACTCCAATATCACCGCCACGACCGCTGTTGATACCGTCGGGGCCCGCGTCCGCGACCGCCTTACGCCCAAAGAGATGCAGATCGTTGCCCTCATCGTGCAGGGTCGCAAGAACAAGGACATCGCCTTCCAACTCAACACCAAGGAGCAGGTTGTCAAGAACTACCTGCGCGGCATCTACGACAAAACTGGCGTCTCCGATCGTCTGGAGTTGGCTCTTTTCACGCTTCACCATCGCATCCTGGCCGATGCCGCGGCCAAGGCGGGCAACCTCATCCAGAAGAAACGGCCTAGCAAAACAAGTGGATAGGCGCCCCATAAGAGCGCCTATCCACTTGTTACCCGCTGAGTGGGCTGCTCTCGTTGACCGGCCTAATTTCCATCAACAGAGTCTTAAAGACATCGACGCACTTGAGGGTCCCATGCGACTTGAACTCAACAGCTAAAATGTTGCAAGGGCTGAACTCGCCCCTGCACTTCGCTCCCGTCATATCAAGTAAACAATCTCAGGATTCAGGGCAGCGCATACCAGCTGCCTTTTCCTGTTCCATGCCTTGCGAGATGCCGCTTCTCGACCAATTGCGCAAGATGTTCCTTGAGCGTGTTCCGGCTGGCTCCGGTAAGCCGGATGATCTCTCCCATGGTGGCGCGGCCATGCTGCCGGACGTATTCGACGATCTCGACGGAGAGGCTGGGAAGCGCGGCAACACTCAACTTCTCGCGCTCAATCTTAACAGCGAGCCGGCGCTTCTGCTGCTCCAGAGAACGCAAGAAGAAGAGGAGCCATGGCTGCCAGTTCGCAACTGGTCCGCGGATCGTCGCCTGGGTCTGCCGGAGTGCAAGGTAGTAGGCCTCCTTGCTGTTCTCGATGACGCTTTCAAGCGAGCTGTAGGGCACGTAAGCATATCCGGCCTGCAGCAAAAGAAGCGTGGTCAACACTCGGCTCAAACGTCCGTTGCCGTCCTGGAACGGATGGATTTCAAGAAAGACGACCGTGAAGACGCCGATCAGGAGCAAGGGGTGGAGCTGGTTGTCTTTTCGCGCTTGGTTAAACCAATCGACCAACTCGG
This region includes:
- a CDS encoding DUF2130 domain-containing protein produces the protein MPLQTDQSLVCPKCGEPIKLTESLAAPLVAATRAQYEQQLADQAKTFQTERQLVTKQQEANDLRAAELDAAARKQEQAVAHAVQDGIAKQLAGERTKIAEQESARARQQVEDELRTEREAAAFQKERIQDLDRKLTLARAAETGLLKKQQLLEDKERELERDLQKGIALARAEERAKALSEVQSDLDLKVRDRDNKISELLTQIDSLKRKAEQSSQQSQGESLELALEHQLRAQFPFDLIEPVAKGEFGGDVLQHVRDQAGQLCGKILWESKRTKAWSDSWLAKLKGDQRAAHADLAVIVSQTMPKDVTRFDHMEGIWVSSLGCIQPVANALRVSVIELAGARRSNDGQETKAQQIYAYLTGPRFKHRIECIAEKFTELRSDLDKERKWMNKQWAKRDSKLLAVLEATSGMDGDLQGIAGCLRRAARGRRYVHHSNITATTAVDTVGARVRDRLTPKEMQIVALIVQGRKNKDIAFQLNTKEQVVKNYLRGIYDKTGVSDRLELALFTLHHRILADAAAKAGNLIQKKRPSKTSG
- a CDS encoding Fic family protein, producing the protein MFTIDTLKITPEVLSLIAGIDEFKGAWRALGSLAPERLRTLRHVATIESIGSSTRIEGSKLSDREVERLLSNLEIGSFASRDEQEVAGYAEAMETVFRAWEDLPFSENYIKQFHRDLLRHNGKDTRHRGEYKKLSNSVAAIDEQGRQIGIVFETATPFDTPQLMSELVDWFNQARKDNQLHPLLLIGVFTVVFLEIHPFQDGNGRLSRVLTTLLLLQAGYAYVPYSSLESVIENSKEAYYLALRQTQATIRGPVANWQPWLLFFLRSLEQQKRRLAVKIEREKLSVAALPSLSVEIVEYVRQHGRATMGEIIRLTGASRNTLKEHLAQLVEKRHLARHGTGKGSWYALP